A window of the Paenibacillus woosongensis genome harbors these coding sequences:
- a CDS encoding tetratricopeptide repeat-containing glycosyltransferase family 2 protein yields MIVKNEEETIARCLSSVQSIVDEMIIVDTGSSDKTIEIVSEFTPHVYHFPWMDDFATARNFSFSKANMDYILWLDADDILSEDNIHKLMLLKTALGASVDSVMMKYILDRDEYGKPSYSVKRNRLVRRERDFKWKGFVHEYLEVGGNIMDSDIEVEHHSIKATASDRNLKIYEKHAADGKRFTPRDLYYYANELYDHGLYKRAKRFYLRFLRTGEGWKEDNIQACGKLSDCCHFLGEHDKSLDWAFRSFHYDAPRADLCCRIGYYFMQQKQWDRSIFWYKTASRLDLPKEMPGFINYACWTWLPHLQLCVCYSNLGQYELAYEHNELARTYRPDDPRILHNKEYLETVGVSLKQGVTASEVTP; encoded by the coding sequence ATGATCGTTAAAAATGAAGAAGAAACTATTGCAAGATGTCTCTCATCCGTTCAATCCATCGTGGATGAAATGATCATTGTAGATACGGGTTCTTCCGATAAGACCATCGAAATTGTCAGCGAATTCACGCCCCATGTATATCACTTTCCATGGATGGATGACTTTGCAACGGCAAGGAACTTTTCCTTCAGTAAAGCCAACATGGATTATATTTTATGGCTGGATGCCGACGATATTCTATCCGAGGACAATATTCATAAACTAATGCTTCTTAAGACCGCCCTGGGCGCATCGGTGGATTCGGTCATGATGAAGTATATATTGGATCGGGATGAATACGGCAAGCCTAGTTATAGCGTCAAAAGAAATAGGCTCGTTCGAAGAGAAAGGGACTTCAAATGGAAGGGATTCGTTCATGAATATCTGGAGGTAGGCGGCAATATTATGGACTCCGATATTGAGGTCGAGCATCATAGTATAAAAGCAACGGCTTCCGATCGTAATCTTAAAATATATGAGAAACATGCTGCTGACGGAAAGCGGTTCACACCACGAGATTTGTATTATTATGCAAATGAGTTGTACGATCATGGGTTGTATAAACGAGCGAAGAGATTTTATCTCCGATTTCTTCGAACGGGCGAAGGCTGGAAGGAGGACAATATTCAAGCTTGCGGCAAGTTGTCCGACTGTTGTCATTTTTTAGGCGAGCACGATAAATCTCTGGATTGGGCATTTCGCTCATTTCATTATGATGCTCCCAGGGCAGATCTTTGTTGCCGAATCGGATATTATTTCATGCAACAGAAGCAGTGGGATCGGTCGATTTTCTGGTATAAGACGGCTTCAAGGCTCGATCTGCCCAAAGAGATGCCAGGATTCATTAATTACGCATGCTGGACATGGCTTCCACATCTGCAGCTTTGCGTATGTTACTCCAACCTAGGACAATATGAATTGGCTTACGAGCATAATGAACTAGCGAGAACCTATCGTCCAGACGATCCGCGGATTCTGCATAACAAGGAGTATTTGGAGACAGTCGGGGTTTCTTTGAAACAAGGCGTTACCGCTTCAGAAGTAACGCCTTGA
- a CDS encoding collagen-like triple helix repeat-containing protein has product MVKKKLVCPPPKIVVNAPTGPVGPAGPAGPAGPAGPIGPQGPIGPAGAKGATGATGPAGVTGPPGLNGAQGIPGPPGPTGATGATGATGPAGGPPGPTGPAGPAGPVGATGATGATGAAGATGATGATGATGATGAPGATGATGPAGIFSSFDCARFSGITLTAAAPTATLGTVTVNVAAPTNRVWLVASSTWTPSSANPTITFTILRDGTTVIDTASDTPVSANSPITTAFTTCDEAPPTGTHTYTLQATGNALSGQQTITINQGAITAADINI; this is encoded by the coding sequence GTGGTCAAGAAAAAACTCGTTTGCCCACCGCCAAAGATTGTTGTTAACGCTCCGACAGGACCCGTTGGACCTGCCGGGCCTGCGGGGCCAGCAGGGCCTGCGGGCCCAATTGGACCGCAAGGACCTATTGGGCCCGCTGGTGCCAAAGGCGCTACGGGAGCTACGGGCCCTGCCGGAGTAACAGGACCTCCAGGATTGAATGGAGCCCAGGGCATCCCTGGACCTCCCGGGCCTACAGGTGCCACGGGCGCTACGGGAGCCACTGGCCCTGCAGGAGGGCCACCGGGACCCACGGGGCCTGCGGGGCCTGCGGGGCCTGTCGGGGCTACGGGTGCTACAGGTGCTACTGGAGCTGCAGGAGCTACGGGGGCCACTGGTGCTACGGGCGCTACAGGTGCCACCGGTGCGCCAGGTGCTACTGGAGCAACGGGTCCAGCTGGAATTTTCTCATCCTTTGACTGTGCGCGATTTAGCGGTATTACTTTAACGGCGGCAGCCCCGACGGCAACACTGGGAACCGTAACGGTCAATGTAGCTGCACCAACCAACCGAGTTTGGTTAGTAGCATCTTCGACATGGACGCCAAGTTCAGCCAACCCGACGATTACTTTCACGATTCTTCGCGATGGAACCACGGTTATTGATACCGCAAGCGATACGCCCGTTTCCGCCAATAGCCCGATTACCACGGCTTTCACTACATGTGATGAGGCACCTCCCACGGGCACGCATACGTATACTTTGCAGGCAACCGGCAACGCCTTGTCAGGTCAACAGACCATTACCATTAATCAGGGAGCAATTACCGCCGCGGATATTAATATCTAA
- a CDS encoding YheC/YheD family protein codes for MSEKKPRRAVMSKWAKTKVLLKNNKILPYIPDTQKFSDLTLKNMLKRYSMVYIKPEVGTYGNGVIRAQQLKTGRYAYQTGTTEKSFKDYESFSKSIQSHTRKKRYLIQKGIHLLKYNKRRFDIRVMVQLNPKGKWETTGLIGRVAHPNKIVTNYHNGGTLMDINRLLAAHISTREIQKKTRELNDLGVTTAKSLHKKYPGIQQIGLDIGFDHTWTPWIIEVNTNPDPYIFNKLSDKTMYRKVIHYKKAAAAV; via the coding sequence ATGAGCGAAAAGAAACCACGTCGGGCAGTCATGAGTAAATGGGCAAAAACAAAAGTGCTCCTTAAAAACAATAAGATTCTCCCCTACATTCCGGATACTCAAAAATTCAGTGACTTGACCCTGAAGAACATGCTGAAGCGTTATAGCATGGTATATATCAAACCAGAAGTCGGGACTTACGGCAATGGAGTTATACGCGCACAGCAATTGAAAACCGGGAGATATGCGTATCAAACAGGAACCACGGAGAAATCCTTCAAGGATTATGAATCATTTTCCAAATCCATCCAAAGTCATACACGCAAAAAAAGATACCTTATTCAAAAAGGCATTCATCTATTGAAATACAACAAACGGCGCTTTGACATTAGGGTGATGGTGCAGTTGAATCCCAAAGGAAAATGGGAGACGACGGGTCTCATTGGGAGAGTTGCCCACCCGAATAAAATAGTGACGAATTATCACAATGGCGGCACACTTATGGACATTAACCGCCTGCTGGCCGCTCACATTTCCACTCGCGAAATCCAAAAAAAGACGCGTGAGCTCAACGATTTAGGCGTGACCACAGCAAAATCTCTTCATAAGAAGTACCCAGGAATTCAGCAAATCGGATTGGATATTGGGTTCGATCATACGTGGACGCCATGGATTATTGAAGTGAACACCAACCCGGATCCTTATATATTCAACAAATTATCGGATAAAACGATGTATAGAAAAGTGATTCACTATAAAAAAGCAGCTGCGGCGGTATAA
- a CDS encoding glycosyltransferase family 4 protein — protein sequence MRILIVAPEQIPVPGNGSVEISILAVAKQLAKKHTVTVVSRAAKGLPVQSNEGGVTIVRVPSGSSKIYIASVLRFIRGKAFDVIQVDNRPHYMSSIQQAFPKMKVTLFLHSLTFVPPHHSIARSLKHAKLIIANSSSLRQKLMHRFPAAAAQIQTVELGVDTGRFRPATAADRANYRKKYGIGDKYTVLFVGRVIPRKGVPILLKAASLASQEIPLQVVIAGRGSASYMKQLRALASKLNVPVKWLGKQKHSDIHKIYQAADCLVCPSQKHEAFGLVNIEAMASGLPVIASRIGGIPEIVKHESNGFLVDDYRRAERFAQYLIRLGKNKELGRSIGARGRSSVIQNFTWRLTADRLSSLYAHR from the coding sequence ATGAGGATCTTAATTGTTGCTCCAGAGCAAATTCCTGTTCCTGGAAACGGATCGGTGGAAATAAGCATACTCGCTGTAGCGAAACAGCTTGCAAAGAAACATACGGTGACTGTCGTAAGCAGAGCTGCAAAGGGGCTGCCCGTTCAAAGCAATGAAGGCGGAGTAACCATTGTCAGGGTTCCATCCGGCAGCTCAAAAATTTATATCGCCTCTGTTCTCCGCTTTATTCGCGGGAAGGCTTTTGACGTGATACAGGTTGACAATCGTCCTCACTACATGTCATCCATTCAACAGGCATTTCCCAAAATGAAGGTGACTTTATTCCTGCATTCACTCACATTCGTACCTCCGCATCACAGTATTGCTAGAAGCTTAAAGCATGCCAAGCTCATCATTGCGAACAGCAGCTCGCTAAGACAAAAATTAATGCACCGCTTCCCCGCAGCGGCAGCCCAGATCCAAACCGTTGAACTGGGGGTCGATACAGGCAGATTTCGCCCCGCGACAGCCGCAGATCGGGCCAACTACAGAAAAAAATATGGAATAGGCGATAAATACACGGTTCTGTTTGTTGGGCGGGTTATTCCGCGCAAGGGTGTTCCTATATTACTAAAAGCAGCCAGCCTTGCTAGTCAAGAAATTCCCCTTCAAGTGGTTATAGCCGGACGGGGCAGCGCTTCGTACATGAAGCAGTTGCGAGCACTGGCATCAAAATTGAATGTGCCTGTCAAATGGCTCGGCAAACAGAAACATTCCGATATTCATAAAATATATCAGGCAGCGGATTGTTTGGTTTGCCCTTCACAAAAGCACGAAGCCTTTGGACTAGTGAATATTGAAGCCATGGCATCGGGATTGCCAGTGATTGCTTCCAGAATTGGGGGGATACCTGAAATCGTGAAGCATGAAAGCAATGGATTTCTAGTAGATGATTACAGGCGCGCCGAACGGTTTGCCCAATATTTGATCAGACTTGGAAAAAATAAAGAGCTGGGGCGCAGCATTGGAGCAAGGGGAAGAAGCAGCGTAATTCAGAATTTTACATGGCGGCTAACAGCCGACAGGCTATCTTCGCTATATGCGCATAGATAG
- a CDS encoding MarR family winged helix-turn-helix transcriptional regulator, translating to MSSRSKSDLIDSWMSITNLQTQINNSIEAELQAKHDLSLKEFFVLYLLAQTEDKKLRLQELQEWVGLSQSAISRLVGRLEAKNCRTLQRDVCEDDRRGIYTCLTPFGEVKFQESLATVETLLRDNLTKEQLLQELSSLARTVQHNYDI from the coding sequence ATGAGCAGCCGCAGTAAAAGCGATCTCATAGACAGCTGGATGTCCATAACAAATCTCCAGACACAGATCAATAACAGCATTGAAGCAGAACTGCAAGCTAAGCATGACCTTTCACTAAAAGAGTTTTTTGTTTTATATCTCCTAGCGCAAACAGAGGACAAAAAGCTGCGTTTGCAAGAGCTTCAGGAGTGGGTTGGCCTTAGTCAAAGCGCCATTTCACGGCTAGTTGGAAGATTAGAGGCCAAAAATTGCCGTACGCTGCAAAGAGATGTATGCGAAGATGACCGCAGGGGGATATACACTTGTCTCACTCCGTTCGGAGAAGTGAAGTTTCAGGAATCGCTAGCTACGGTTGAGACTTTGCTGAGGGATAATCTCACTAAAGAACAGTTATTGCAGGAATTGAGTTCACTCGCTAGGACTGTACAACATAATTATGATATTTGA
- a CDS encoding NADH:flavin oxidoreductase/NADH oxidase: MNHLFSPYQIKGLELKNRVVMPPMCQYSVENKDGIATDWHYLHYVSRAIGGAGFIIIEMTDVEPDGRISDYDLGLWSDEQIPALARIVEACHKYGAKVGIQIAHAGRKAEDAAEPVAPSAIPFDTDWKTPRALTTSEVKDMVEKFRQAVQRAVKAGFDAIEIHGAHGYLIHQFHSPLTNQRDDEYGKDLTKFGREIIEAAKAEMPDDMPLMMRISAKEYVEGGYGINESIQFAKQFKEAGVDMFHISSGGEGPIGASGKPGTHAAYQVPLAREIKASLDIPVIAVGRLEDPILANAVIGNEDADLVAIGRGMLRNPYWTLEAAAALKQEITVPKQYTTGF; this comes from the coding sequence GTGAACCATTTGTTTAGCCCATATCAAATTAAAGGTTTGGAGTTAAAAAATCGTGTCGTCATGCCGCCGATGTGTCAATATTCCGTCGAGAATAAGGATGGCATAGCTACCGACTGGCACTATCTGCATTATGTTAGCCGGGCCATTGGGGGAGCCGGGTTTATTATCATAGAAATGACCGATGTGGAACCCGATGGCCGCATTAGCGATTATGATTTAGGATTATGGTCTGATGAGCAAATTCCAGCGCTGGCGAGAATCGTAGAAGCATGCCACAAATACGGCGCCAAAGTTGGCATCCAAATTGCTCATGCTGGGAGAAAAGCGGAGGATGCGGCGGAGCCGGTCGCCCCGTCGGCCATTCCGTTTGACACGGATTGGAAGACTCCGCGAGCTCTGACTACATCAGAAGTTAAAGATATGGTAGAGAAATTCCGTCAAGCTGTACAACGTGCAGTTAAAGCTGGATTTGATGCGATTGAGATTCATGGTGCTCATGGGTACTTAATTCATCAATTCCATTCCCCGTTAACCAATCAGCGAGATGATGAATATGGAAAGGATCTTACGAAGTTTGGCCGGGAGATTATAGAAGCAGCTAAAGCTGAGATGCCTGATGACATGCCTTTAATGATGCGTATTTCAGCTAAAGAGTATGTCGAGGGCGGTTACGGAATCAACGAGAGCATTCAATTTGCTAAGCAATTTAAAGAGGCTGGAGTAGATATGTTTCATATTTCCTCTGGCGGAGAAGGCCCGATTGGCGCTTCCGGTAAACCAGGCACACATGCAGCTTACCAGGTCCCCTTGGCTAGAGAAATTAAGGCTTCACTGGATATTCCGGTCATCGCTGTCGGCAGACTGGAAGACCCCATCCTGGCCAATGCCGTTATAGGCAATGAGGACGCGGATCTTGTAGCGATCGGAAGAGGAATGTTAAGGAACCCTTATTGGACGCTTGAAGCAGCAGCAGCTCTAAAGCAGGAAATTACTGTTCCTAAACAGTACACTACAGGATTTTAA
- a CDS encoding Dabb family protein: MSSIKHMVTFSLHSGKDNPETEAFLQISREELAAIPGVEQFEVFRQVSAKNEFDYGFSMVFADQSAYDAYNNHPVHIKYVEERWNTKVSRFQEIDLVIHK; this comes from the coding sequence ATGAGCTCGATTAAACACATGGTTACATTCTCATTGCATTCTGGTAAAGATAACCCAGAGACAGAGGCTTTTTTGCAGATAAGCAGAGAAGAACTAGCAGCAATCCCTGGCGTTGAACAATTCGAGGTGTTTCGTCAGGTGAGCGCCAAGAACGAATTTGATTACGGATTCTCTATGGTATTTGCAGATCAGAGTGCTTACGATGCTTACAATAACCATCCGGTACATATTAAATATGTTGAGGAGCGTTGGAATACAAAAGTGAGCCGTTTTCAGGAGATTGATTTGGTTATCCATAAGTAA
- a CDS encoding GNAT family N-acetyltransferase, which produces MQLTLAKIETEQELASLAELASDIWHEYFVGMISNEQIDYMVEKFQSFPALTDQIAKQGYEYYFMTVQGNPIGYLGIKPEESKLFLSKFYLQKEHRGKGYGSQALALLVDICRSRNLGAIWLTVNRHNASTIAVYEKKGFKTVRTQVADIGNGFVMDDYVMEKELD; this is translated from the coding sequence ATGCAGCTGACTTTAGCGAAAATTGAAACCGAGCAGGAACTTGCCTCCTTGGCTGAGCTGGCCTCGGACATTTGGCATGAGTATTTTGTTGGCATGATTTCCAATGAACAAATTGATTATATGGTGGAGAAATTTCAATCCTTTCCAGCGCTAACGGATCAAATCGCGAAGCAGGGTTACGAATATTATTTTATGACTGTCCAAGGCAACCCCATCGGCTATCTGGGCATCAAGCCAGAGGAGAGCAAGCTGTTTCTCAGCAAGTTTTATTTGCAGAAAGAACATCGCGGTAAAGGTTATGGCAGTCAGGCGCTGGCGCTGCTGGTGGATATTTGCCGAAGCCGGAATTTAGGCGCCATCTGGCTTACGGTCAACCGGCACAATGCTTCTACGATCGCGGTATATGAGAAAAAAGGCTTTAAAACTGTCCGCACGCAAGTGGCGGATATCGGAAACGGCTTTGTGATGGACGATTACGTCATGGAAAAAGAGCTGGATTGA
- a CDS encoding aldehyde dehydrogenase: MDDLTSNQAAQFLQEHRRYFNRGQTRSVQCRLDQLKKLSDAIRRHEQNLLSALYKDLRKNEFEAYTTEIGYTLNNIRHTMKHLRQWAKPQKVKTPFYHIGSRGYMYKEPYGTVLIIGPFNYPFQLLIEPLIGAIAAGNCAVLKPSEKTPAVAAAVKTLIQETFDEDYIRVIEGERETTSVLIHAPFDYIFFTGSVPVGRNVMEAAAKNLVPVTLELGGKSPVLVDRTADIDSAAKRIMWGKLINTGQTCIAPDYVLAHTDIKAELIEKMKMAITSFYGTDARQSSDYGRIVNEQQFDRLAAILEKDQANVLFGGQTIREDLYIEPTLLDAVSWSDAAMQDEIFGPILPIMGYEQLDEAIQMIISRPKPLGLYLFTKDQSVENEVLTRISFGGGCINDTITHVANPNLPFGGVGEAGIGAYHGKYSFDLFSHTKSIMKKNTKFDMKILFPPYRDNLKWIRKVLR, encoded by the coding sequence ATGGACGATTTAACATCAAATCAGGCCGCTCAATTTCTGCAGGAACATCGCCGGTATTTCAACCGCGGTCAAACGCGAAGCGTTCAATGCCGTCTGGACCAGCTAAAGAAGTTGTCCGATGCGATCCGGCGCCATGAGCAGAATTTGCTTTCGGCCTTATATAAGGACCTGCGAAAAAACGAATTCGAAGCCTACACGACGGAGATTGGCTATACCCTGAACAACATCCGTCATACTATGAAACACTTGCGCCAATGGGCAAAGCCGCAGAAAGTCAAAACTCCCTTCTATCATATAGGCTCCCGCGGCTACATGTATAAGGAACCCTACGGAACCGTCTTGATCATCGGGCCGTTCAATTATCCGTTTCAATTGCTGATCGAACCGCTGATCGGAGCGATTGCCGCAGGAAATTGCGCCGTCTTAAAACCCTCCGAGAAGACCCCTGCCGTGGCTGCCGCCGTCAAGACGTTGATACAGGAAACTTTCGATGAAGACTATATTCGCGTAATTGAAGGTGAACGAGAAACAACCTCGGTTCTAATACACGCTCCATTTGACTATATCTTTTTTACCGGAAGCGTACCTGTGGGCAGAAACGTCATGGAGGCCGCTGCTAAAAATCTCGTCCCCGTCACGCTCGAGCTTGGCGGCAAAAGCCCTGTCCTTGTAGATCGTACAGCGGATATCGATTCAGCAGCCAAGAGAATCATGTGGGGCAAGTTGATAAACACAGGCCAGACCTGCATTGCTCCGGATTATGTACTCGCCCACACAGATATTAAAGCAGAATTAATCGAAAAGATGAAAATGGCCATTACATCCTTTTACGGCACGGATGCACGACAAAGCAGCGATTATGGCCGCATCGTCAACGAACAGCAGTTCGATCGATTAGCCGCGATATTGGAAAAGGATCAAGCGAATGTGCTGTTCGGCGGTCAAACAATCCGAGAAGACCTTTATATTGAGCCTACCCTTCTTGATGCCGTTTCCTGGTCCGATGCGGCGATGCAAGATGAAATCTTTGGCCCGATACTCCCCATTATGGGCTATGAACAATTAGACGAAGCGATCCAGATGATTATTTCCCGTCCCAAACCGCTTGGCCTCTATTTATTTACGAAAGATCAAAGTGTCGAAAATGAAGTGCTTACCCGCATCTCCTTTGGGGGCGGCTGTATCAATGACACCATCACGCATGTGGCCAATCCAAACCTCCCGTTTGGAGGAGTCGGGGAGGCAGGCATTGGCGCTTATCATGGTAAATACAGCTTTGACCTGTTCTCCCATACGAAAAGCATCATGAAAAAGAACACAAAGTTTGACATGAAGATCTTATTTCCGCCTTACAGGGATAACCTGAAGTGGATCAGAAAAGTATTGCGTTGA
- a CDS encoding ArsR/SmtB family transcription factor, producing MGKEALNIFRECLPVLQTLSDAHRQDILLLLSENGSLTVNEITERMSLSRPAISHHLKLLKNAGVVQVEQQGTQRYYSLSLEESVQLLRELLVTLERDCL from the coding sequence ATGGGAAAAGAAGCTCTAAACATCTTTCGGGAATGCCTTCCCGTTCTTCAAACCCTGAGCGATGCGCATCGTCAGGATATCCTGCTGTTGCTGTCCGAAAACGGCAGTCTGACGGTGAATGAAATTACGGAACGAATGTCCTTGTCGCGGCCGGCAATCTCCCACCATCTCAAGCTACTCAAAAATGCGGGCGTAGTCCAGGTCGAACAACAGGGCACACAGCGGTATTATTCCCTGTCTCTGGAGGAATCCGTGCAGCTGTTAAGAGAATTATTGGTCACATTAGAAAGAGATTGTTTATAA
- a CDS encoding undecaprenyl-diphosphate phosphatase has translation MGETDILLILKMIVIGLVQGFTEPIPVSSSGHVMIASEILGLGEQGFTFAILTNTASLLAVLWIYREDILRLIQNSFAYLKTKDTRYKSDFRFVLYIIIGTIPAGVLGVVLKDFIADSVSMTTIAIMLFVTGIALFLIRNMKGTKNEADMTLKDAILVGLGQAVALTPGISRSGATIISAIARGIKQDTALRFAFMLYIPVSLGGVVLGFSDFMNEPNKGELAIPYIAAFMATLFMTYFAMKWFMGIMKRGKLIYFTYYCFLVGILLLIFY, from the coding sequence ATGGGAGAGACAGATATTTTATTGATTTTAAAAATGATAGTGATTGGGCTTGTTCAAGGCTTTACAGAACCCATTCCAGTTTCGTCTAGCGGACATGTGATGATTGCGAGTGAGATATTAGGGTTAGGCGAGCAAGGGTTCACATTTGCGATTTTAACGAACACCGCTTCGTTGCTTGCCGTATTGTGGATCTATCGCGAGGATATCCTTCGATTAATTCAAAATTCATTCGCCTATCTGAAAACCAAGGATACACGCTACAAAAGCGATTTCCGATTTGTGCTGTATATCATTATAGGTACGATTCCAGCAGGTGTTCTTGGGGTCGTCTTAAAGGACTTTATTGCAGACAGTGTAAGTATGACGACGATTGCAATTATGTTATTTGTTACAGGCATCGCCTTATTTTTAATCCGTAATATGAAGGGCACTAAAAACGAGGCGGATATGACGCTGAAGGATGCCATTTTGGTTGGATTGGGCCAGGCCGTCGCACTTACACCAGGCATTAGCCGGTCAGGCGCCACGATCATTTCAGCCATTGCTCGGGGGATTAAACAAGATACTGCACTACGCTTTGCCTTTATGCTATATATTCCAGTAAGTCTTGGCGGCGTTGTGCTAGGATTCTCCGATTTTATGAATGAACCTAATAAAGGCGAACTGGCCATTCCATACATTGCGGCCTTTATGGCGACACTGTTCATGACCTACTTTGCGATGAAATGGTTTATGGGAATTATGAAGAGAGGCAAGCTCATATACTTCACCTATTATTGCTTTTTAGTTGGCATTTTACTGCTTATTTTCTATTAA
- a CDS encoding catalase: MGENSDKKIPHEQDVTRETLTTRQGHPVKDNQNIRTIGDRGPATLENYHFIEKISHFDREEVPERVVHARGTGAFGYFETYGKVGDEPVEKYTRAKVFSGAGKRTPLMVRFSTVAGAKDSPETARDPRGFAVKMYTEDGNWDLVGNNLKIFFIRDAMKFPDMIHAFKADPASNVPHPQRMFDFVSRSPEATHMITFLFSPWGIPATYRHMQGSGVNTYKWVNDKGEAVLVKYHWEPKQGIRNLTQEDANAIQAKNVGHATQDLYEAIERGDYPEWELFVQIMEDSYHPELDFDPLDDTKLWPEDQFPWLPLGRMVLDRNPVDFHAEIEQAAFGTGVLVDGMDFSDDKMLQGRTFSYSDTQRYRVGANYLKLPVNAPKTAVRTNQHRGQMDIRDPKESGENPHINYEPSMIGGYQEAGQETRPQHRPMYNAAAMSAPIDRPNNYGQAGDTYRSFEDWEREELIKNLSEALAVCDKRIQEAMIHHFTQADEDYGRRVKEGIGRVMKEMQEMKKDNQLPGREAGQSKYGHGSLAANEATKEAVEKSHEADPY, translated from the coding sequence TTGGGAGAGAATAGTGATAAGAAGATCCCTCACGAACAAGACGTGACGCGTGAGACATTGACAACTCGCCAAGGGCATCCGGTGAAAGATAACCAAAATATTCGCACGATTGGTGACCGCGGTCCAGCAACACTTGAGAATTATCATTTTATCGAGAAGATTTCTCATTTTGACCGTGAAGAGGTACCGGAGCGTGTAGTACATGCCCGCGGGACGGGCGCATTCGGATATTTTGAAACCTACGGAAAAGTGGGAGATGAACCCGTCGAGAAATATACCCGAGCAAAGGTCTTCTCTGGCGCCGGAAAAAGAACCCCGCTCATGGTTCGCTTCTCCACCGTAGCAGGAGCAAAGGATTCACCGGAAACCGCAAGAGATCCTCGGGGCTTCGCTGTGAAAATGTATACCGAGGACGGCAACTGGGATCTGGTTGGCAACAATCTGAAGATATTCTTCATTCGTGACGCGATGAAGTTTCCTGATATGATTCATGCTTTTAAAGCGGATCCCGCTTCGAATGTACCGCATCCCCAGCGCATGTTTGACTTCGTCTCCCGCTCCCCGGAAGCAACTCATATGATTACCTTCCTGTTCTCACCCTGGGGCATTCCGGCAACATACCGCCATATGCAGGGTTCAGGCGTGAATACTTACAAATGGGTTAATGACAAAGGCGAAGCCGTACTGGTGAAGTATCATTGGGAGCCGAAGCAAGGAATCCGTAATTTGACGCAAGAAGACGCCAACGCCATCCAGGCGAAAAACGTCGGACATGCGACGCAGGATCTATATGAAGCGATTGAGCGCGGAGATTACCCAGAGTGGGAGCTATTTGTGCAGATCATGGAGGATAGTTATCATCCGGAGCTGGATTTTGATCCACTCGATGATACGAAGCTGTGGCCGGAAGATCAATTTCCATGGCTGCCGCTCGGCCGCATGGTTCTGGACCGGAATCCCGTCGATTTTCATGCGGAGATCGAGCAAGCCGCCTTTGGTACAGGGGTGCTAGTCGATGGGATGGATTTCTCCGACGATAAAATGCTGCAGGGACGTACTTTCTCATACTCCGATACGCAGCGCTACCGCGTAGGCGCGAACTATTTAAAGCTGCCCGTGAACGCGCCAAAAACAGCTGTGCGGACAAATCAGCACCGCGGCCAAATGGATATCCGTGACCCGAAGGAGTCTGGAGAAAATCCGCATATTAATTACGAGCCTTCCATGATTGGCGGTTATCAGGAAGCCGGACAGGAGACTCGTCCGCAGCATCGTCCGATGTATAATGCGGCAGCCATGAGCGCGCCGATAGATCGTCCCAATAATTATGGGCAAGCGGGCGATACGTACCGCTCATTTGAAGATTGGGAGCGCGAGGAGCTGATCAAGAACCTGTCCGAAGCGCTTGCGGTATGCGACAAACGAATTCAAGAGGCGATGATCCATCACTTCACACAAGCGGATGAAGACTATGGCCGCCGCGTGAAGGAAGGGATCGGCAGGGTCATGAAAGAAATGCAGGAAATGAAGAAGGACAATCAGCTCCCTGGCCGGGAAGCAGGACAATCAAAATATGGCCATGGCTCATTAGCTGCGAACGAAGCCACCAAAGAGGCTGTAGAGAAAAGCCACGAAGCCGATCCATATTAA